Proteins from a genomic interval of Candidatus Nanopelagicales bacterium:
- a CDS encoding ABC transporter substrate-binding protein has translation MRLFRIAVPVAVAALALSACGGGGSSSGDASGSAAPSVAADEALAAKVPDAIKSSGTLTFGTDASYAPSEFIGEDGSTIEGFDIDLGKAIAAKLGLTGEFENAGFDSLIVGVQNGKYDSAMSSFTINPERLKQVNMVSYFDAGTAWATAAGNPAGVAIDNACGKTVAVQKATVQVDDIEAKDKACTGAGNPAINIQQYNLQSDATTAVASGKADAMLADSPVVAYAVKQSGGKLEQLGDVYGTAPYGVAIPLAEKEFAETVASAIDALIADGTYQAILDQWGVANGAVQKAEVNPKS, from the coding sequence ATGCGCTTGTTCCGTATCGCTGTTCCGGTCGCGGTGGCGGCCTTGGCCTTGTCGGCGTGTGGTGGCGGTGGATCATCCTCCGGTGATGCGTCGGGCTCCGCTGCTCCCTCGGTCGCGGCCGACGAGGCGTTGGCCGCCAAGGTGCCCGACGCCATCAAGTCCTCGGGCACGCTGACCTTCGGGACCGACGCCAGTTACGCCCCCAGCGAGTTCATCGGTGAGGATGGCTCGACCATCGAAGGCTTCGACATCGATCTGGGCAAGGCCATCGCCGCGAAGCTGGGACTGACGGGTGAGTTCGAGAACGCCGGCTTCGACTCGCTCATCGTTGGCGTCCAGAACGGCAAGTACGACAGCGCCATGTCGTCGTTCACGATCAACCCCGAGCGGTTGAAGCAGGTCAACATGGTGAGCTATTTCGACGCCGGCACCGCTTGGGCGACTGCCGCCGGCAACCCGGCAGGTGTGGCGATCGACAATGCCTGCGGCAAGACGGTGGCGGTCCAGAAGGCAACGGTTCAGGTCGACGACATCGAAGCCAAGGACAAGGCCTGCACCGGCGCCGGCAACCCCGCCATCAACATCCAGCAGTACAACCTGCAGTCCGACGCCACCACAGCCGTCGCGAGCGGCAAGGCTGACGCCATGCTCGCGGACTCCCCAGTGGTCGCCTACGCGGTGAAGCAGTCCGGCGGGAAGCTCGAGCAGCTCGGCGACGTGTACGGCACCGCGCCCTACGGCGTGGCCATCCCGCTCGCGGAGAAGGAGTTCGCCGAGACGGTGGCATCCGCGATCGATGCTCTGATCGCCGATGGCACCTACCAGGCCATCCTCGATCAGTGGGGCGTGGCCAACGGCGCCGTTCAGAAGGCCGAAGTCAACCCGAAGAGCTGA
- a CDS encoding amino acid ABC transporter permease — translation MGNDKVDEPVGSKPPAIEAIPVRHPGRWVAAVVVLIGVAMFINSLVTNPNWGWPLIGEWIFSPPILKGVGVTILLTILAMIIGLLLGVVLAVMRLSPNPVTSSVAWVFVWAFRGTPVYVQLFLWGSIIALYSTVSLGIPFGPEFFTFDTKTLIPAFVAALLGLGLNEAAYMSEIVRAGILSVDEGQEEAATAVGMSRMQTLRHIVLPQAMRVIVPPTGNETISMLKTTSLVIAIPLTTELFFQASAIGNRLFQPFPMAVMASMWYLALTSVLMVGQYYLERYYAKGAMRQLPPTPIQKWKRRLRLGSAS, via the coding sequence GTGGGCAACGACAAGGTCGACGAACCAGTCGGCAGCAAGCCGCCCGCGATCGAGGCGATCCCAGTTCGGCACCCAGGTCGATGGGTGGCCGCGGTTGTGGTCCTCATCGGCGTGGCGATGTTCATCAACAGCCTGGTCACCAATCCCAACTGGGGCTGGCCACTGATCGGCGAGTGGATCTTTTCGCCACCGATCCTCAAGGGGGTCGGGGTCACGATCCTGCTGACGATCCTGGCCATGATCATCGGTCTGCTGTTGGGTGTGGTCCTCGCTGTCATGCGGCTCTCGCCGAACCCCGTGACGAGCAGTGTCGCGTGGGTGTTCGTGTGGGCCTTCCGCGGGACCCCCGTGTACGTGCAGTTGTTCTTGTGGGGATCGATCATCGCTCTCTACAGTACTGTGTCCCTGGGAATCCCCTTCGGTCCCGAGTTCTTCACCTTCGACACGAAGACCCTCATCCCGGCGTTCGTGGCAGCGCTGCTCGGACTCGGCCTCAACGAGGCTGCCTACATGTCCGAGATCGTTCGGGCGGGGATCCTCAGCGTCGACGAGGGGCAGGAGGAGGCCGCGACGGCAGTGGGTATGAGTCGGATGCAGACTCTGCGCCATATCGTCCTGCCGCAGGCCATGCGCGTGATCGTGCCGCCCACCGGCAACGAGACGATCTCGATGCTCAAGACAACGTCACTCGTCATCGCCATTCCCCTTACGACCGAACTGTTCTTCCAGGCCAGCGCCATCGGCAACCGACTGTTCCAGCCCTTCCCCATGGCTGTCATGGCGAGCATGTGGTACCTCGCCCTCACCAGCGTCCTGATGGTCGGGCAGTACTACCTGGAGCGCTACTACGCGAAGGGTGCGATGCGCCAGTTGCCCCCGACCCCGATCCAGAAGTGGAAGCGCCGCCTGCGACTGGGGAGCGCGTCATGA
- a CDS encoding amino acid ABC transporter ATP-binding protein encodes MSTPTTGQHKVVAENVHKSYGRNEVLKGVNLTIDAGQVACIIGPSGGGKSTFLRCINHLEKIDSGRLSVDGELIGYKQRGAKLHEMKDKEVAEQRRSIGMVFQRFNLFPHMTAAENVMAGPVVVRGDNKKEARARALDLLGKVGLGDRGDSYPMQLSGGQQQRVAIARALAMDPDLMLFDEPTSALDPELVGDVLDVMRQLAQSGMTMIVVTHEIGFAREVGDVLAFMDQGIVAELGNPREILANPTSARFRDFLGKVL; translated from the coding sequence ATGAGTACACCGACAACGGGCCAGCACAAGGTAGTGGCCGAGAACGTCCACAAGTCCTACGGCCGCAATGAGGTACTCAAGGGTGTCAACCTGACCATTGACGCGGGCCAGGTCGCGTGCATCATCGGGCCTTCCGGCGGAGGCAAGTCGACGTTCCTGCGGTGCATCAACCATCTCGAGAAGATCGACTCCGGTCGTTTGTCGGTCGATGGTGAACTCATCGGATACAAACAGCGTGGCGCGAAGCTGCATGAGATGAAGGACAAGGAGGTCGCTGAGCAGCGCCGCTCCATCGGCATGGTGTTCCAGCGATTCAACCTGTTCCCTCATATGACCGCTGCCGAGAATGTCATGGCAGGGCCGGTCGTGGTGCGGGGCGACAACAAGAAGGAGGCCCGTGCTCGGGCGCTTGACCTTCTGGGCAAGGTCGGACTCGGCGACCGCGGCGACAGCTACCCCATGCAGTTGTCCGGTGGCCAGCAGCAGCGCGTTGCCATCGCACGGGCGCTGGCGATGGACCCGGACCTGATGCTGTTCGACGAACCCACTTCGGCACTCGACCCCGAACTTGTCGGTGATGTCCTCGATGTCATGCGGCAACTGGCCCAGAGCGGTATGACGATGATTGTCGTCACGCATGAGATCGGCTTCGCCCGAGAGGTCGGCGACGTGCTGGCGTTCATGGACCAGGGGATCGTCGCCGAACTGGGCAACCCGCGCGAGATTCTGGCGAATCCCACCAGCGCCCGGTTCCGGGACTTCCTGGGCAAGGTTCTGTAG
- a CDS encoding sulfotransferase domain-containing protein, which produces MNATRVVPTFVIAGVQKCGTTSLFQALALHPRVVRPDQKELHFFDQHWRRGVEWYSAQFPQLEPGQITGESTPVYSYNPTARRRMRRTLPEARIIMVLRDPVARAYSHYWHSRRNQETLPTFEQAIAAEPARLADGRSPAQTPVLLPGPGPVHPPVAPPREGLR; this is translated from the coding sequence GTGAACGCGACACGCGTGGTGCCCACCTTCGTGATCGCCGGTGTCCAGAAGTGCGGCACGACGTCGTTGTTCCAAGCCCTGGCTCTGCACCCTCGCGTGGTACGACCGGATCAGAAGGAACTGCATTTCTTCGATCAGCACTGGCGCCGGGGCGTCGAGTGGTACAGCGCCCAGTTCCCCCAGCTCGAGCCCGGTCAGATAACCGGGGAATCGACGCCCGTCTACAGCTACAACCCCACAGCCCGCCGGCGCATGCGGCGAACCCTGCCGGAGGCCCGAATCATCATGGTCCTGCGGGATCCGGTTGCGCGTGCGTACTCCCACTACTGGCACTCACGGCGCAACCAGGAAACCCTGCCCACCTTCGAGCAGGCCATCGCTGCCGAGCCGGCCCGACTCGCCGACGGGAGATCCCCTGCTCAGACGCCGGTTCTCTTACCTGGACCGGGGCCGGTACATCCGCCAGTTGCGCCCCCTCGGGAGGGCTTACGGTGA
- a CDS encoding serine hydrolase domain-containing protein has protein sequence MTVSSRFLALTIGTIALVASSLAAAPAPADLPDHTAAVGAADDVDYEQVVATLHSEIPAMMAESGVVGATVALVDGNRTIMARGFGWADRRDRRPVDARTLFHIGSLSKTFAAISVMQLVEKGKVDLDASITKYVPALKLLPRFRNNTITVRSILDHHSGVPGDIFYGLITMKKPDRNFHQWLMGTLANMPPERRVNTLWAYNNSGYVLLQALVENVTGKPYADRTARTLFGRMDMPSSSFDDTLAPSRTMTRNYSPAVGPDGQPTGDMKADPREYVNGWTAGSILSSAQDMANYLRTLVGGGTLAGKGTSASRCWEGRGGAGPEGADASADDDRSDRLGHRRTGPHRFVVVPARTPGSGEHSATTAPRPGTSRCCRSNPTSELGVFVSTNTVGGSAVADAIASRALELAYTAKTGVTKPPPVSLPDLGPRTPTDVELREAQGIYAGYVGYSTVNVDGDSLQLSLVKGGEVTNATFTQMSDKWWRTDSDPNLQIAFQTIAGRRVVVARNGGGTKVNRQILGEKVPPQSPPRRWRAAAGDYQVTLKPKFATDLIPTQLRLKVSPGLSLLELGPTESPERQVLRPLSSDHAFTFGLSGAGGRRKGDIVWLKGDRIEYMGVTYTPVP, from the coding sequence ATGACTGTGAGTAGTCGCTTTCTCGCCCTCACTATCGGAACCATCGCCCTGGTGGCGAGTTCCCTGGCAGCAGCACCCGCCCCGGCCGACCTCCCGGATCACACTGCTGCGGTGGGAGCGGCGGACGATGTCGACTACGAACAAGTTGTCGCGACGCTGCACAGTGAGATACCCGCGATGATGGCCGAGTCGGGTGTCGTGGGCGCCACCGTCGCTTTGGTCGACGGCAACCGTACGATCATGGCCCGCGGGTTCGGCTGGGCCGACCGACGCGATCGGCGGCCTGTCGATGCGCGCACGCTCTTCCACATCGGTTCACTGTCCAAGACATTCGCGGCCATCTCGGTCATGCAACTGGTGGAGAAGGGGAAAGTCGATCTGGACGCCTCCATCACCAAGTACGTTCCGGCTCTGAAGTTGCTTCCACGGTTCCGGAACAACACGATCACCGTTCGATCCATCCTCGATCACCACTCGGGTGTGCCCGGCGACATCTTCTACGGACTCATCACCATGAAGAAACCCGACCGGAACTTCCACCAATGGCTGATGGGAACACTGGCGAACATGCCGCCCGAACGCCGCGTCAACACACTGTGGGCCTACAACAACAGCGGTTACGTCCTGCTGCAGGCCCTCGTCGAGAACGTGACCGGGAAGCCGTACGCCGACCGGACGGCTCGGACCCTGTTCGGTCGCATGGACATGCCCTCGTCGTCCTTCGACGACACTCTCGCGCCCAGCCGCACGATGACCCGCAACTACTCGCCCGCGGTAGGCCCCGACGGTCAGCCCACCGGCGATATGAAGGCCGATCCGCGCGAATACGTCAACGGATGGACGGCGGGCTCCATCCTGTCGTCGGCACAGGACATGGCGAACTACCTGCGCACCCTTGTCGGCGGGGGGACCCTTGCCGGCAAGGGGACTTCCGCCAGCCGGTGCTGGGAGGGGCGCGGAGGGGCGGGTCCTGAAGGAGCGGACGCTTCGGCGGATGACGACCGCTCAGACCGACTTGGCCATCGACGAACAGGTCCACATCGGTTTGTCGTGGTTCCTGCAAGGACTCCTGGCTCGGGCGAACATTCGGCCACGACGGCGCCACGACCCGGAACTTCTCGATGCTGCAGGTCCAACCCGACCAGCGAACTCGGCGTGTTCGTGTCGACCAACACGGTGGGGGGTAGCGCAGTCGCTGACGCGATCGCCAGCCGGGCATTGGAGTTGGCGTACACCGCCAAGACCGGCGTCACCAAGCCACCGCCCGTTTCGTTGCCCGACCTCGGACCGCGCACACCGACGGACGTCGAGTTGCGCGAGGCCCAGGGAATCTATGCCGGGTACGTGGGCTACTCCACCGTGAACGTCGACGGAGACAGCCTGCAACTGTCGCTCGTCAAGGGTGGCGAAGTCACCAATGCCACGTTCACGCAGATGTCCGACAAGTGGTGGCGAACGGATTCCGACCCCAACCTGCAGATCGCCTTCCAGACGATCGCCGGACGCCGGGTTGTGGTCGCCCGCAACGGGGGCGGCACCAAAGTCAACCGCCAGATCTTGGGCGAGAAGGTTCCGCCGCAATCTCCTCCGCGCCGCTGGCGAGCCGCTGCCGGCGACTACCAAGTCACACTGAAACCCAAGTTCGCGACAGACCTCATCCCGACCCAGTTGCGGCTGAAGGTCTCGCCGGGACTCTCGCTGCTCGAGTTGGGGCCGACTGAGTCCCCCGAGCGGCAGGTGCTGCGACCGCTCTCATCCGATCACGCGTTCACCTTCGGCCTGTCCGGCGCAGGCGGACGACGCAAGGGCGACATCGTGTGGCTCAAGGGCGATCGCATCGAGTACATGGGGGTCACCTACACGCCAGTCCCATAG
- a CDS encoding carotenoid biosynthesis protein: MIDTAHRRTTRVMVIIVVALMALTVGVFAFTYLTGNAALQMQVAGMGSTALYVMCVWHSAVVRGGRDTVVFFGLTAILAFGAEFLGDNYGLIFGDYHYTDGLGPRVGGVPILIVFVWGTVVYCAFAMVDWLARRNSPLPADGLPRLGYALLQGLATGVVTAAWDLMADPLAVSRVWQEVLGSPAWWWWIDGGPYLPDLESWQGGAGIPLENFVGWVLVPLTITTIFVMVASRPARITTRSAAAVPILIYGFLYLTLLGGLLEMSWFDPGLIQAVLIGTFTMGPTIVVGLLALWSWPGPAVLEQHKQSTTPEPT; encoded by the coding sequence ATGATCGACACTGCCCACCGCAGGACCACCCGAGTGATGGTCATCATCGTTGTTGCCCTGATGGCACTCACGGTGGGCGTCTTCGCCTTCACCTACCTGACGGGCAACGCGGCGCTCCAGATGCAGGTGGCCGGGATGGGGAGCACGGCACTCTACGTCATGTGTGTCTGGCACAGCGCGGTCGTACGCGGAGGGCGGGACACTGTCGTGTTCTTCGGGCTAACGGCGATACTTGCCTTCGGTGCCGAGTTCCTGGGCGACAACTACGGACTGATCTTCGGCGACTATCACTACACAGACGGCCTCGGTCCCCGTGTCGGTGGGGTTCCCATCCTGATCGTGTTCGTATGGGGGACGGTGGTGTACTGCGCCTTCGCCATGGTCGATTGGCTCGCACGCCGCAACTCCCCTCTGCCCGCCGATGGGCTCCCTCGCCTCGGGTATGCACTGCTGCAAGGGCTGGCCACCGGAGTCGTGACGGCCGCCTGGGATCTGATGGCGGATCCATTGGCCGTGTCGCGTGTCTGGCAAGAGGTCCTGGGGTCACCGGCCTGGTGGTGGTGGATCGACGGAGGTCCCTACCTTCCGGACCTCGAGTCCTGGCAGGGCGGAGCGGGAATCCCCCTGGAGAACTTCGTCGGCTGGGTCCTTGTCCCCCTGACGATCACCACGATCTTCGTGATGGTCGCCTCGCGCCCGGCCCGGATCACCACCCGGTCTGCTGCTGCCGTCCCCATCCTGATCTATGGATTCCTCTATCTGACGCTCCTCGGTGGCCTGCTCGAGATGTCGTGGTTCGATCCGGGATTGATCCAGGCTGTGCTGATCGGGACGTTCACCATGGGTCCGACGATCGTGGTGGGGCTGTTGGCATTGTGGTCCTGGCCCGGCCCCGCCGTTCTGGAACAGCACAAGCAGTCGACCACTCCCGAACCCACCTGA
- a CDS encoding PAS domain S-box protein, with product MVGAGTSRETRGAATADQVARLERRLERERRARRQAEDLLEKKSHELWQQSQAYQMLAENASDFVYRTSADGTMSWVSPSVATLGWEPADLVGMPTRNLVHPDDQPDLDARRRAFLSATSKARQITGYLVRVLAKDGTYHWMSNRVTLLTDADGSPAGLVGGLTLVDELVEAQSLLRAGEQLLRLTIDSVLDPLVLLQAIRDDAGQISDFRYVDVNQVTSEYLSLSRDELIGSSLLERSPGVRESGLFDLYVATMQTGEPTIEDDFHYDNEILGVARYYDLRAQPVPEDRLVLTWRDVTERHEAADRLRESAIAYRLLAENSTDVVLRVDMDGVIGWASPGVHNMLGRDPDSLIGTTNIELIHPDHRETVRLEIETARGRGEDTRFRFPVLRADGSSIWVESAGRQVIDPQSGDSFRVVRLRDIDAEHRTQMELMTTSKRLRSTLDSLIDPHIVLRAVREPDGSITDFSYVDANPVALTYLGRDREELLGHGVREVFGEGEGPANILEWCSRALRTEEPIVLDDVAMVSAVKGIPRRFDIRAMAFGGDSVSFTWRDTTARFEAGQRVADSEQYYRLLANNVSDVVLLSRDKVMKWVSPSLTPSLGWAPQDWVGHEITEFTHPDDVVIVGRCRSEVEAGSNKIVRLRFRHQNGSYHWVEVNAAPFTDADGNAGGIMASFRIIDEQIRVEQLLQFQVRHDQLTGLLNRDEIMRRLIATLNHEERQGRRTYLAFIDLDNLKSVNDDYGHAAGDELLRVVAARIQHALRDGDMTARVGGDELLIVLQGVRGPDDAVAVMRAVLEKAAGDHVFRDVVLRPRMSVGLTEVTRGEDVEEAVTRADDAMYRAKTAGGNRVELAHGPHFDAR from the coding sequence ATGGTAGGCGCCGGAACCTCCAGAGAGACCAGAGGCGCTGCCACCGCCGACCAGGTGGCCCGACTGGAGCGTCGCCTGGAAAGGGAACGCAGGGCACGACGCCAAGCGGAAGACCTGCTGGAGAAGAAATCGCACGAACTCTGGCAGCAGTCGCAGGCTTATCAGATGCTCGCCGAGAACGCCTCCGATTTCGTCTATCGGACGTCCGCCGACGGCACGATGTCGTGGGTCTCTCCATCTGTGGCGACGCTCGGATGGGAACCCGCCGATCTGGTCGGAATGCCCACCCGCAACCTGGTGCATCCTGACGATCAACCTGATCTCGACGCTCGGCGCCGTGCGTTCCTCAGCGCGACGAGCAAAGCCCGGCAGATCACCGGGTACTTGGTCCGAGTCTTGGCGAAGGATGGCACCTACCACTGGATGTCGAACCGGGTCACTCTGCTCACCGATGCCGATGGATCCCCTGCCGGTCTCGTGGGTGGTCTCACATTGGTCGATGAGCTTGTCGAGGCGCAGAGCCTCCTGCGGGCCGGCGAGCAACTGCTGCGTCTCACGATCGATTCGGTGTTGGACCCCTTGGTCCTTCTCCAGGCCATTCGCGACGATGCCGGCCAAATCTCGGACTTCCGCTACGTGGACGTCAACCAAGTCACCAGTGAGTACCTGTCACTGAGTCGGGATGAGTTGATCGGGTCAAGTCTGCTGGAACGTTCGCCGGGCGTGCGCGAGAGCGGCTTGTTCGACCTGTATGTGGCGACGATGCAAACCGGGGAACCGACCATCGAGGATGATTTCCACTACGACAACGAGATCCTGGGAGTCGCGCGTTACTACGACCTAAGGGCCCAGCCGGTGCCTGAGGACCGGCTGGTGCTGACTTGGCGAGACGTCACCGAGCGCCATGAAGCAGCGGACCGACTGCGCGAGAGTGCCATTGCCTACCGACTACTGGCGGAGAACAGTACCGATGTGGTCCTGCGGGTGGATATGGACGGGGTGATCGGCTGGGCCTCACCTGGCGTCCACAACATGCTGGGACGCGACCCGGACAGTTTGATCGGAACCACCAACATCGAGCTGATCCACCCCGATCATCGAGAGACTGTCCGGCTCGAGATCGAGACGGCACGCGGGCGGGGAGAAGACACGAGATTCCGTTTCCCCGTCCTGCGCGCGGACGGCTCATCGATTTGGGTCGAGTCCGCAGGAAGGCAGGTCATCGACCCCCAGAGTGGGGACAGTTTCCGGGTGGTTCGACTACGTGACATCGATGCCGAACATCGCACTCAGATGGAGCTGATGACCACTAGCAAACGACTGCGATCGACGCTCGACTCGCTCATCGACCCGCACATCGTGCTGCGTGCCGTCCGGGAACCCGACGGCTCGATCACCGACTTCAGCTACGTCGACGCGAATCCGGTCGCGCTCACTTACCTCGGTCGAGACCGAGAGGAACTGTTGGGGCACGGTGTTCGTGAGGTATTCGGTGAGGGCGAAGGCCCCGCGAACATCCTCGAGTGGTGCAGTCGGGCACTGAGGACGGAGGAACCGATCGTTCTGGACGACGTTGCGATGGTGTCGGCCGTCAAAGGCATCCCGCGGCGGTTCGACATCCGGGCCATGGCGTTCGGGGGCGACTCGGTGAGTTTCACCTGGCGGGACACGACAGCCCGATTCGAGGCGGGGCAGCGTGTGGCTGACTCCGAGCAGTACTACCGACTACTCGCGAACAATGTCTCCGATGTCGTGCTGCTATCCCGTGACAAGGTCATGAAGTGGGTGTCGCCGTCGCTGACTCCCTCACTTGGCTGGGCGCCGCAGGACTGGGTCGGACATGAGATCACCGAGTTCACCCACCCGGATGACGTGGTCATCGTCGGTCGGTGCCGTTCGGAGGTGGAAGCAGGCAGCAACAAGATCGTCCGCCTCAGGTTCCGTCACCAGAACGGCTCCTACCACTGGGTCGAGGTCAACGCCGCTCCCTTCACCGATGCCGACGGCAATGCCGGAGGCATCATGGCCTCGTTCAGGATCATCGACGAACAGATCCGAGTGGAGCAGCTGCTGCAGTTCCAGGTACGCCACGATCAGCTCACGGGACTGCTGAATCGCGACGAGATCATGCGTCGGTTGATCGCAACGCTGAACCACGAAGAGCGCCAGGGTCGGCGCACTTACCTCGCGTTCATCGATCTGGACAATTTGAAATCAGTCAACGACGACTACGGTCATGCCGCGGGCGACGAGTTACTCCGAGTGGTCGCGGCCCGCATTCAACATGCCCTGCGTGACGGGGACATGACCGCGCGAGTCGGTGGCGACGAACTCCTCATCGTCCTGCAAGGGGTGCGCGGCCCAGACGATGCCGTGGCGGTGATGCGCGCCGTTCTCGAGAAGGCAGCCGGCGATCACGTTTTCCGCGATGTGGTGCTGCGGCCGAGGATGAGCGTCGGACTCACCGAAGTTACGCGGGGCGAGGACGTCGAGGAAGCAGTCACGCGCGCAGACGACGCGATGTATCGGGCGAAAACCGCAGGCGGCAACCGCGTCGAACTGGCGCATGGACCTCACTTCGACGCTCGCTGA
- a CDS encoding DUF6790 family protein translates to MSTAAPAVTADPRPSAWVMYATYVVGAVGLFLGFGGVFGDPPTLRWATFLAVGLGGLLSFVRHSLLHRSDAARMGWDYGRRNNFQIEVGLANLAWGLVAVLASVLNWGLGVQAAMFLTFGCYLTSVAVMQLVSPGGQRRSLGPMIAIATFGIFLLVVGGLGMAATNP, encoded by the coding sequence ATGAGCACTGCCGCACCGGCCGTCACTGCCGACCCTCGGCCATCCGCATGGGTGATGTACGCGACCTATGTGGTCGGTGCGGTCGGGCTGTTCCTGGGTTTCGGCGGTGTCTTCGGCGATCCCCCCACTTTGCGCTGGGCCACCTTCCTGGCGGTGGGACTGGGCGGGCTGCTGTCGTTCGTCCGGCACAGCCTGCTGCACCGATCCGATGCCGCACGAATGGGGTGGGACTACGGTCGACGCAACAACTTCCAGATCGAGGTCGGGCTCGCCAACCTCGCGTGGGGGCTCGTTGCAGTACTCGCCTCAGTACTGAACTGGGGTCTGGGTGTGCAGGCCGCGATGTTCCTGACATTCGGCTGCTACCTCACGTCAGTTGCGGTCATGCAGCTCGTGTCCCCTGGTGGCCAGCGCCGGTCACTCGGACCCATGATCGCCATCGCGACTTTCGGTATCTTCCTGCTCGTGGTGGGTGGTCTCGGGATGGCGGCGACGAACCCATGA